From the Streptomyces pluripotens genome, one window contains:
- a CDS encoding NADH-quinone oxidoreductase subunit M: MIDINESVMQFLLAFVVLGPLIGAVAALLPSRPSSDHRPSTSHSATPPPATRLEGKTPEQAVLRRGVTATGAVLVAALVLALGFDLDHPSTMQATTDISWIPALDVRIHLGIDGISLPLLVLTALLTFLCALYSYFKPPSGPSPKAFVALLLLLETGTLATFAVLDLLLFFLAFETVLIPMYFLIARWGGEGRTRAAWKFILFTLLGSVIMLLGLLLIGIKAGTFDMVALATDNGSSLTTPVQVAAVLAIGIGLAVKTPMWPLHSWLPEAHTAAPTVGSVLLAGVLLKMGTYGFVRILLPVTPNGFHTFAPYLAAFAVIGIIYGSLACLALAKPGAKGDLKRLIAYSSVGHMGFVLLGIATMTPTGVNGALFANIAHGLITGLLFFLVGGLRDRTGSTDLDTLAEETGAALYGRAPRLGGLLAFGAVASLGLPGLAGFWGEMLALFGSFEPAAGLSRPAYLTFMAIGAFGTLLTAAYMLIVVRRICMGAAEREVPALADVHGYEFAAWTPLVTLTVVAGLWPKVLLGLTDPAVQQLLAGGTR; this comes from the coding sequence GTGATCGATATCAACGAGTCCGTGATGCAGTTCCTTCTGGCGTTCGTCGTCCTCGGCCCGCTCATCGGTGCCGTCGCCGCTCTCCTTCCGTCCCGCCCGTCGTCCGACCACCGCCCTTCGACGAGCCACTCCGCGACGCCCCCTCCCGCCACCAGACTGGAGGGGAAGACACCCGAGCAAGCCGTGCTCCGGCGCGGGGTGACCGCGACCGGCGCGGTTCTCGTCGCCGCGCTCGTCCTCGCGCTCGGCTTCGACCTCGACCATCCGTCGACGATGCAGGCCACGACCGACATCAGCTGGATCCCCGCACTCGATGTGCGGATCCACCTCGGCATCGACGGCATCTCCCTCCCCCTCCTGGTCCTGACCGCGCTGCTGACCTTCCTCTGCGCGCTGTACTCCTACTTCAAGCCGCCGTCGGGCCCGTCCCCGAAGGCGTTCGTCGCGCTGCTGCTCCTCCTCGAAACCGGCACCCTCGCGACCTTCGCTGTCCTCGACCTGCTGCTCTTCTTCCTCGCGTTCGAGACGGTGCTCATCCCCATGTACTTCCTCATCGCCCGCTGGGGCGGCGAGGGCCGGACCCGGGCGGCGTGGAAGTTCATCCTGTTCACGCTGCTCGGCTCCGTCATCATGCTGCTGGGCCTGCTCCTGATCGGGATCAAGGCCGGCACCTTCGACATGGTGGCACTCGCCACTGACAACGGCTCGTCACTGACCACGCCCGTGCAGGTGGCCGCCGTACTGGCGATCGGGATCGGGCTCGCGGTGAAGACGCCGATGTGGCCGCTGCACAGCTGGCTGCCGGAAGCCCACACCGCCGCGCCGACCGTCGGCTCCGTCCTGCTGGCCGGCGTCCTGCTGAAGATGGGCACGTACGGGTTCGTCCGCATCCTGTTGCCGGTCACGCCGAACGGCTTCCACACCTTCGCGCCCTATCTCGCCGCCTTCGCCGTCATCGGGATCATCTACGGATCCCTGGCCTGCCTGGCCCTGGCCAAGCCGGGGGCGAAGGGCGACCTCAAGCGGCTGATCGCCTACTCCTCGGTCGGCCACATGGGCTTCGTCCTGCTCGGCATCGCCACCATGACCCCGACCGGGGTGAACGGCGCGCTCTTCGCCAACATCGCCCACGGCCTCATCACCGGCCTGCTGTTCTTCCTGGTCGGTGGGCTCAGGGACCGAACGGGCAGCACCGACCTCGACACACTCGCCGAGGAGACCGGTGCCGCTCTGTACGGCAGGGCACCGCGCCTCGGCGGGCTGCTCGCCTTCGGCGCGGTCGCTTCGCTCGGTCTGCCCGGACTCGCCGGGTTCTGGGGCGAGATGCTGGCCCTGTTCGGGTCGTTCGAGCCCGCCGCAGGCCTCAGCCGCCCCGCCTACCTGACCTTCATGGCGATCGGCGCGTTCGGCACGTTGCTGACGGCCGCGTACATGCTGATCGTGGTCCGCCGGATCTGTATGGGGGCCGCGGAGCGGGAAGTCCCGGCCCTCGCCGACGTGCACGGGTACGAGTTCGCCGCCTGGACCCCGCTCGTCACCCTCACCGTCGTCGCCGGACTGTGGCCGAAGGTCCTGCTCGGCCTGACCGACCCGGCCGTGCAGCAGCTTCTCGCAGGAGGCACCCGATGA